The Pseudomonas sp. S06B 330 genome contains the following window.
CATGACGCGCTCGTCGTTGAGCTCGTTACGCTCCAGAGTGCCGGACTGACGCAGGAGTTTGTCGACCAGGGTGGTTTTACCATGGTCAACGTGGGCGATGATGGCGATGTTACGCAGATTTTCGATCACGTGTGTATCTCGATCAGAGGATTCGGGTTGCCGCCCAGTCTAGGCGACGAATATGAATGAATGGCGCTCAACGGGCCCGCAGGTCGGGAGGGCGATGGCGGATGCTCCCGCCATACAACCCCGGCGTTTTATGTCGGACGATAAACGCGCACATTGGCATGTCCCTCACTGAGCAAATGATGGGCATGCAGGCGACTCATCACACCCTTGTCGCAATACAGCAGGTACTGACGCGTAGCGTCCAGCTCCTTGAAGCGACTGTTCAGGGCGTAGAACGGCAAGGCCTTGACCTCGATGCCGTCCAGTTCCAGGGGCTGGTCTTCCTGGGCATCAGGGTGACGAATATCAATCACCACCTGCCCGGCCAACGCCTGGCTGACTTCTTCGATCTGGATATCCTGGCCGAGTTCATCGATCACATTGTCGATGGACACCAGGCGAGCACGCTCCAGGGCGCGCTCGAGCACAGCCATGTCGAACTGCTTCTCTTCATGGTCAACGCGATGACGCTTGGCACAGGTGGTCGGGTTCACCGAGATCACGCCGCAGTACTCAGGCATGTGCTTGGCGAACTCGGCGGTACCGATCTGGTTGGCCTGGTCGATGATGTCCTGCTTGTGGCTGGCCAGCAACGGACGCAGTACCAGCTTCTCGGTGGCCGAGTCGATCACTGCCAGGTTCGGCAGGGTCTGGCTGGAAACCTGGGAGATCGCCTCGCCGGTCACCAGTGCATCAATTTCAAGGCGGTCAGCAATATTGGTCGCAGCGCGTAGCATCATGCGCTTGAGGGTCACGCCCATGTAGCTGTTGTCGACCTTGCCGAGAATCTCGCCGACCACTTCTTCGAACGGCACGCTGACGAACAGCACACGCTGGCTGCTGCCGTATTTTTTCCACAGGAAGTGGGCGACTTCCATCACCCCCAACTCGTGGGCACGGCCGCCCAGGTTAAAGAAGCAGAAGTGCGTCATCAGACCGCGGCGCATCATCTGGTAGGCCGCGACGGTGGAGTCGAAACCACCCGACATCAGCACCAGAGTCTGCTCCAGCGTGCCCAGTGGGTAGCCACCGATGCCTTTATGCTGGTTGTGAATCACGTACAGGCGCTTGTCACGAACCTCGATGCGTACCTCAACCTCCGGGGTGCGCAGGTCGATCCCGGCGGCGCCGCACTGCTGGCGCAGCTGGCTGCCGACATAACGGTCGACGTCCATCGAGGTAAAGTCGTGGTGGCCGCCGCGCTTGCAACGCACGGCAAAGCGCTTACCGGCCAGCAGGTGGCCGAAGTGGGTCTTGCACTTGGCGACGATATCGTCGAAGTCGCCCAGCGGGTATTCGTCGACCTGCAGGAAGTGGGCGATGCCCGGCATGCAGGTCAGACGCTCGATCATCTCGCGCAGGACTTTCTCGTCCTCGATGCGGGTGACCACCTCGAGGTTGTCCCAGACACCATCAACCGCGAGCGCAGGATCGAGGTCCTTGAGCACGGTACGGATGTTGCGGCCCAGTTGACGGATGAAGCGCTTGCGAACCGGGCGGCTCTTGATGGTGATCTCTGGGAAGACTTTTACGATTAGTTTCATTGAAAACAGCGCGCGCAATGCCGACTAAAAAAGTGGGGCGCGGATTATAGCGGAAATTGCTCAAGGTTTAACCAATTAATCTACAGAAGGTTTGACGCGCACCAAAATGAGGCATCAAGCCTGATTTACGCCTCTTATGAGTGCAGGAATGCCGTAGATTTTCCGCCAAACGGGGCTGGAATGCGTAGAAATCGGGCAAGACATCCAAACCGGGGCACTGGCATGCAATTTGCTCCCTTGTGAGGCAGGTTGCCTTGGCCGACTATTCGCGCCCGGCATCACCCAAATTCAAGGGCTGCACAGGCACGCTCTACCCCACCCCGGAGGACACTATGTCGAAGTCGGTTCAACTCATCAAAGATCATGACGTTAAATGGATTGATCTGCGCTTCACGGACACCAAAGGCATTCAACATCACGTGACCATGCCGTCGCGTGATGCCCTGGATGAAGACTTCTTCGAAGCCGGCAAGATGTTCGACGGTTCCTCCATCGCTGGCTGGAAAGGCATTGAAGCTTCCGACATGATCCTGATGCCGGACGACTCCTCCGCCGTACTGGACCCGTTCACCGAAGAACCGACCCTGATCCTGGTCTGCGACATCATCGAACCTTCGACCATGCAAGGCTATGACCGCGACCCACGCGCCATCGCCCGCCGCGCCGAAGAGTACCTGAAGACCACCGGCATCGGTGACACCGTGTTCGTCGGCCCAGAGCCTGAGTTCTTCATCTTCGACGAAGTGAAGTTCAAGTCCGACATCTCCGGCTCGATGTTCAAGATCTACTCCGAGCAAGGCTCGTGGATGTCCGACCAGGACGTAGAAGGCGGTAACAAAGGCCACCGTCCTGGCGTCAAAGGCGGCTACTTCCCAGTTCCGCCGTTCGACCACGACCACGAAATCCGTACTGCCATGTGCAACGCCATGGAAGAAATGGGCCTGGTCATCGAAGTTCACCACCACGAAGTGGCGACTGCCGGCCAGAACGAAATCGGCGTGCAGTTCAACACCCTGGTGAAGAAGGCTGACGAAGTTCAGACCCTCAAGTACTGCGTACACAACGTTGCCGACGCCTACGGCCGCACCGCGACCTTCATGCCTAAGCCACTGTACGGCGACAACGGCTCGGGCATGCACGTGCACATGTCCATCTCCAAAGAAGGCAAGAACACCTTCTCCGGCGAAGGCTATGCTGGCCTGTCCGACACTGCCCTGTACTTCATCGGCGGTATCATCAAGCACGGTAAGGCGCTGAACGGCTTCACCAACCCGGCTACCAACTCCTACAAGCGTCTGGTACCAGGCTTCGAAGCACCCGTAATGCTGGCCTACTCGGCCCGTAACCGTTCGGCCTCGATCCGTATCCCTTACGTTTCCAGCCCGAAAGCCCGCCGTATCGAAGCGCGCTTCCCGGACCCAGCGGCCAACCCATACCTGTGCTTCGCTGCACTGATGATGGCCGGTCTGGACGGCATCCAGAACAAGATCCACCCAGGCGACGCCGCCGACAAGAACCTGTACGACCTGCCGCCTGAAGAGGCGAAAGAGATCCCTCAGGTGTGCGGCAGCCTCAAAGAAGCCCTGGAAGAGCTGGACAAGGGCCGTGCGTTCCTGACCAAGGGCGGCGTGTTCTCCGATGACTTCATCGATGCCTACATCGCCCTGAAGAGCGAAGAAGAAATCAAGGTCCGTACCTTTGTACACCCACTGGAATACGAGCTGTACTACAGCTGCTAATTCAGTGACGCCTGCGCAAGCGGCGTAACGCGACAGACAGAGGCCTCCTTCGGGAGGCCTTTTGTTTTTCTGCCCTTCTACGGGCCGGCGAGGCCTTTCTGGTCCGCGTCACCGCCCATTTGCGCTTCGCAATGTAATTCTTACCCTATGCTCTATATTGGTGCGCACCCCAGCATACAGCTGAGCAAATCAACCCATTTTGGTTCAAGCAAACGGCCAGATCAGGGCTTTATAGCCATAACTGGCGCAAAATCAGGTCTTTATCCGGCAGATCCGCTTCTTTTCGGAGCCTTGGTTTGTTTTTTGCATTTTC
Protein-coding sequences here:
- the thiI gene encoding tRNA uracil 4-sulfurtransferase ThiI; protein product: MKLIVKVFPEITIKSRPVRKRFIRQLGRNIRTVLKDLDPALAVDGVWDNLEVVTRIEDEKVLREMIERLTCMPGIAHFLQVDEYPLGDFDDIVAKCKTHFGHLLAGKRFAVRCKRGGHHDFTSMDVDRYVGSQLRQQCGAAGIDLRTPEVEVRIEVRDKRLYVIHNQHKGIGGYPLGTLEQTLVLMSGGFDSTVAAYQMMRRGLMTHFCFFNLGGRAHELGVMEVAHFLWKKYGSSQRVLFVSVPFEEVVGEILGKVDNSYMGVTLKRMMLRAATNIADRLEIDALVTGEAISQVSSQTLPNLAVIDSATEKLVLRPLLASHKQDIIDQANQIGTAEFAKHMPEYCGVISVNPTTCAKRHRVDHEEKQFDMAVLERALERARLVSIDNVIDELGQDIQIEEVSQALAGQVVIDIRHPDAQEDQPLELDGIEVKALPFYALNSRFKELDATRQYLLYCDKGVMSRLHAHHLLSEGHANVRVYRPT
- the glnA gene encoding glutamate--ammonia ligase; protein product: MSKSVQLIKDHDVKWIDLRFTDTKGIQHHVTMPSRDALDEDFFEAGKMFDGSSIAGWKGIEASDMILMPDDSSAVLDPFTEEPTLILVCDIIEPSTMQGYDRDPRAIARRAEEYLKTTGIGDTVFVGPEPEFFIFDEVKFKSDISGSMFKIYSEQGSWMSDQDVEGGNKGHRPGVKGGYFPVPPFDHDHEIRTAMCNAMEEMGLVIEVHHHEVATAGQNEIGVQFNTLVKKADEVQTLKYCVHNVADAYGRTATFMPKPLYGDNGSGMHVHMSISKEGKNTFSGEGYAGLSDTALYFIGGIIKHGKALNGFTNPATNSYKRLVPGFEAPVMLAYSARNRSASIRIPYVSSPKARRIEARFPDPAANPYLCFAALMMAGLDGIQNKIHPGDAADKNLYDLPPEEAKEIPQVCGSLKEALEELDKGRAFLTKGGVFSDDFIDAYIALKSEEEIKVRTFVHPLEYELYYSC